The following proteins are encoded in a genomic region of Oncorhynchus masou masou isolate Uvic2021 chromosome 32, UVic_Omas_1.1, whole genome shotgun sequence:
- the cldn23l gene encoding claudin-23 — translation MQTPASMVMGIVFAPLGLVLVFMAAITPQWREGQTQLVGVAGAEPRLLLRTDGLWESCLQVAHSELKQCWPVEGAYQSDPQLRLAQGLVLSSLFLCGAGIVLASVGVRCWTDLPLRSVVAAGGLLVALSGLLSLTALGVYTHNLGILGMEQTPPHRPHHRLPQLTLHPAGSLYFGWVGGCVQVVGGVALLLSFKIRPRCPSCSQLKNKQDTEVYDVSC, via the coding sequence ATGCAAACCCCGGCCTCCATGGTGATGGGCATCGTGTTTGCCCCTCTGGGCCTTGTGCTGGTCTTCATGGCAGCCATCACACCCCAGTGGAGGGAGGGGCAGACCCAGCTAGTGGGTGTGGCCGGGGCTGAGCCCCGCCTCCTCCTGCGCACCGATGGCCTATGGGAAAGCTGCCTACAGGTGGCCCACTCGGAATTGAAGCAGTGCTGGCCAGTAGAAGGCGCATACCAGAGCGACCCACAGTTGAGGCTGGCGCAAGGCCTTGTGCTTAGCTCCTTGTTCCTGTGTGGTGCCGGCATTGTGCTGGCCAGTGTGGGGGTGAGGTGCTGGACCGACCTGCCTCTGAGAAGCGTGGTGGCGGCGGGAGGCCTGCTAGTGGCGCTGTCAGGCCTGCTGAGTCTAACCGCCCTGGGGGTGTACACACACAACCTTGGAATACTGGGGATGGAGCAGACACCCCCCCACAGACCTCATCATAGGCTGCCACAGCTCACTCTCCACCCGGCCGGGTCGCTCTACTTCGGCTGGGTGGGGGGATGTGTACAGGTGGTGGGGGGGGTGGCGCTGCTGCTCAGCTTCAAGATTCGGCCCAGATGTCCCTCCTGCTCACAGCTGAAGAACAAGCAGGACACAGAGGTGTACGACGTCAGCTGTTAG